Proteins encoded in a region of the Streptomyces akebiae genome:
- a CDS encoding lytic polysaccharide monooxygenase auxiliary activity family 9 protein: MRKHTRSRTKWYAAGVGLATTGALVLSSGGATGHGYTDLPVSRQKLCQNGTVTNCGDIQWEPQSVEGPKGFPGSGPADGQICSGGNSRFNQLNASTKPGGGAWPTTRVTGGQNYTFRWQFTAMHATTDFKYYVTKAGWNQNHALARSDLNLTPFLTVPYNGQRPPSTLSHTGRLPSGLSGHHVIVAVWTIADTTNAFYACSDVTF, translated from the coding sequence ATGCGCAAGCACACGCGTAGCAGGACCAAGTGGTACGCCGCCGGCGTCGGCCTGGCCACCACCGGAGCGCTCGTCCTCTCCAGTGGTGGCGCCACCGGCCACGGCTACACCGATCTTCCCGTCAGCCGGCAGAAGCTCTGTCAGAACGGCACCGTGACCAACTGCGGCGACATCCAGTGGGAACCGCAGAGCGTCGAGGGACCGAAGGGCTTCCCGGGCTCAGGGCCGGCTGACGGCCAGATCTGCTCCGGCGGCAACAGCAGGTTCAACCAGCTCAACGCGTCCACGAAGCCGGGCGGCGGCGCCTGGCCCACCACCAGGGTGACGGGCGGTCAGAACTACACGTTCCGCTGGCAGTTCACGGCCATGCACGCCACCACCGACTTCAAGTACTACGTCACCAAGGCGGGCTGGAACCAGAACCACGCCCTCGCCCGCTCCGACCTCAACCTGACCCCGTTCCTCACGGTCCCGTACAACGGCCAGCGCCCACCGTCCACGCTCTCCCACACGGGACGCCTGCCGTCCGGGCTGAGCGGCCACCACGTGATCGTCGCCGTCTGGACGATCGCCGACACCACCAACGCGTTCTACGCCTGCTCGGACGTCACCTTCTGA
- a CDS encoding SPFH domain-containing protein — MSTTTSHTPEPEGAARPARLIQNETTTEIPVHLLFRDDPAPVSVPVTPAVVGRRRGTGEQPRVRQGPASVKSRPAVEVDPELVERPARVMPGVVGVLGGACGVAGCVLTSWWAGVLPGLAVRALGLPTAYAGAGLGPAQWAAYAGAGALTMFGFGGLARGRTGRAWVLGLFGRYRGTVRRTGLLWVNPLVLRRRVDVRLRHWRSEPMAAVDANGVALRVVVLVAWRVRDTARALLGIEDHERYLRECVEAAVSRVLSRLPADVAPGALVRDSTLRNTEAVGEALTRLVAADAAPVGMEVFSVQPIRIEYAPEVAAVMQRRRIAALDAQHRDTVLTSVVDSVEDTVTRLTVRGLVELDDYERKALVKDLTVAFYTGRREVSP, encoded by the coding sequence ATGAGTACGACCACCTCACACACCCCGGAGCCCGAGGGGGCCGCGCGGCCCGCCCGGCTCATCCAGAACGAGACGACCACCGAGATCCCCGTCCATCTGCTGTTCCGGGACGACCCCGCCCCGGTCTCCGTCCCGGTCACCCCCGCCGTCGTGGGCCGGCGGCGCGGCACCGGCGAGCAGCCGAGGGTGCGGCAGGGGCCCGCCTCCGTGAAGTCGCGCCCCGCGGTCGAGGTCGACCCCGAACTCGTCGAGCGCCCGGCCCGGGTGATGCCCGGGGTGGTGGGTGTGCTGGGCGGGGCGTGCGGGGTGGCCGGATGCGTGCTCACCTCCTGGTGGGCCGGGGTGTTGCCGGGGCTCGCGGTACGGGCGCTCGGGCTGCCGACCGCGTACGCGGGCGCCGGGCTCGGACCGGCGCAGTGGGCCGCGTACGCGGGGGCCGGGGCTCTGACGATGTTCGGGTTCGGCGGGCTGGCGCGGGGACGGACCGGACGGGCCTGGGTGCTGGGGCTGTTCGGGCGCTACCGGGGGACGGTCCGCCGCACCGGGCTGCTCTGGGTGAACCCGCTCGTGCTGCGCCGCCGGGTCGACGTACGGCTGCGGCACTGGCGGAGCGAGCCGATGGCGGCCGTCGACGCGAACGGGGTGGCGCTGCGGGTCGTCGTCCTCGTGGCGTGGCGGGTCAGGGACACCGCGCGGGCCCTGCTCGGGATCGAGGACCATGAGCGGTATCTGCGCGAGTGCGTGGAGGCGGCGGTGTCCCGGGTGCTGTCGCGGCTGCCGGCGGACGTGGCGCCGGGGGCGCTGGTGCGGGACTCGACGCTGCGCAACACGGAGGCGGTGGGCGAGGCGCTGACCCGGCTGGTGGCGGCGGACGCGGCGCCGGTCGGGATGGAGGTGTTCTCGGTCCAGCCGATCCGGATCGAGTACGCGCCCGAGGTGGCCGCCGTGATGCAGCGCCGCCGGATCGCCGCGCTCGACGCCCAGCACCGGGACACCGTGCTCACCTCCGTCGTCGACTCCGTCGAGGACACGGTGACCCGGCTGACCGTGCGCGGCCTGGTCGAACTCGACGACTACGAGCGCAAGGCGCTGGTGAAGGACCTGACGGTGGCGTTCTATACAGGGCGCCGCGAAGTGTCCCCGTGA
- a CDS encoding peptidoglycan-binding protein: protein METPVFEEIDPGADCDCPGCVHWRRVMPYSTQYAHLSHPAARTARNALVVATAAGAALGAAHAVPAVAAAHGPSGPGAVPAGEEPKTPQGKKAPLHGPGGRPAGGEKPPKGVTTPPTTRAEIIERAEKWIADEVPYSMREYWSDGYRQDCSGFVSMAWNLPGNEWTGSLDTFAQRISKDRLEPGDMLLFHNPKDPHRGSHVVLFGGWTDHTETHYIAYESARPYARRQATPYGYWNNATRYVPYRYKGLIPDGAGSSGDGTDAANGSDDPDGSTGGFEGVGAPAAPVDTVGAKGSAGPSGGDRFPGAAAFGPGARNKHVARLGQMLVARGGARFYTGGPGPIWSDADRRATRAFQWAQGWSGRHADGIPGPLTWSYLVTGRGRDIPPAPGGSPGPQGTSAVPPRPPVVHRPTGRPGGPGPSASTGSPVRPGTPEAPEAPKSPAAPVTPASHGVLGYPGRAMFRPGADNVFVTRLGRRLVEKGFGKYYTSGPGPRWGESDRRNVEAFQRAQGWRGGAADGYPGPETWRRLFS, encoded by the coding sequence ATGGAGACTCCGGTATTCGAGGAGATCGATCCGGGGGCCGATTGCGATTGCCCCGGCTGTGTCCACTGGCGGCGGGTCATGCCGTACTCGACCCAGTACGCCCATCTGAGTCACCCGGCGGCCAGGACCGCCAGGAACGCCCTCGTGGTGGCCACCGCCGCCGGTGCCGCACTCGGCGCGGCGCATGCGGTACCCGCGGTCGCGGCGGCCCACGGCCCGTCCGGTCCCGGTGCCGTTCCCGCAGGTGAGGAGCCGAAAACCCCGCAGGGGAAGAAGGCTCCGCTGCACGGCCCGGGCGGCCGTCCGGCGGGCGGGGAGAAGCCGCCGAAGGGGGTGACGACGCCGCCCACCACCCGCGCCGAGATCATCGAGCGGGCCGAGAAATGGATTGCCGACGAGGTGCCGTACAGCATGCGCGAGTACTGGTCCGACGGTTATCGCCAGGACTGCTCGGGGTTTGTGTCGATGGCCTGGAACCTCCCCGGAAACGAATGGACGGGAAGTCTCGACACGTTCGCACAGCGGATTTCCAAGGACCGGCTGGAACCCGGAGACATGCTGCTCTTCCACAATCCGAAGGACCCCCACCGGGGCTCGCACGTCGTCCTCTTCGGCGGCTGGACGGACCACACGGAGACCCACTACATCGCCTACGAGTCGGCCCGCCCGTACGCCCGCAGGCAGGCCACCCCCTACGGGTACTGGAACAACGCGACCCGCTACGTGCCGTACCGCTACAAGGGGCTGATCCCGGACGGCGCGGGCTCTTCCGGCGACGGGACGGACGCCGCGAACGGCTCCGACGACCCCGACGGCTCCACCGGCGGCTTCGAGGGCGTCGGCGCACCCGCCGCCCCGGTAGACACCGTCGGCGCGAAGGGGTCCGCCGGGCCGTCCGGTGGTGACCGTTTCCCCGGCGCCGCGGCCTTCGGCCCCGGGGCGCGGAACAAGCACGTCGCCCGGCTGGGGCAGATGCTGGTGGCGCGCGGCGGGGCCCGCTTCTACACCGGCGGTCCGGGGCCGATCTGGTCGGACGCCGACCGCAGGGCCACCCGGGCGTTCCAGTGGGCGCAGGGCTGGTCCGGCCGTCACGCCGACGGGATTCCGGGCCCGTTGACCTGGTCGTACCTGGTCACCGGGAGGGGCAGGGACATCCCGCCGGCGCCGGGCGGGAGCCCCGGCCCCCAGGGCACGTCGGCGGTCCCGCCGAGGCCCCCCGTCGTGCACCGGCCGACGGGGAGGCCGGGAGGCCCGGGCCCGTCCGCCTCGACCGGCTCGCCCGTCAGGCCCGGCACCCCGGAGGCCCCGGAGGCCCCGAAGTCCCCGGCAGCCCCCGTGACACCCGCCTCGCACGGTGTCCTCGGCTACCCGGGGCGCGCCATGTTCCGGCCGGGCGCGGACAACGTGTTCGTCACCCGTCTGGGGAGGCGGCTGGTCGAGAAGGGGTTCGGCAAGTACTACACCTCGGGTCCGGGACCGCGCTGGGGTGAGTCGGACCGGCGGAACGTGGAGGCGTTCCAGCGGGCCCAGGGGTGGCGCGGCGGCGCGGCGGACGGCTACCCGGGCCCGGAGACCTGGCGCCGCCTGTTCTCCTGA